A section of the Malus sylvestris chromosome 17, drMalSylv7.2, whole genome shotgun sequence genome encodes:
- the LOC126609579 gene encoding diacylglycerol kinase 5-like encodes MKSLEDDSITNFATVLIKKQVFAVLEEDSDSKRPIKIEDPEGVLKEVYGTLHKSKKYEFADDIQKRMRIIIVGGDDVVNWIL; translated from the exons ATGAAAAGCTTGGAGGACGACTCTATAACGAATTTTGCTACCgtcttaataaaaaaacag GTCTTTGCTGTGCTGGAAGAGGACTCTGATTCTAAGAGGCCAATAAAGATAGAGGATCCTGAGGGCGTGCTAAAGGAGGTTTATGGTACTCTACATAAGAGTAAAAAATATGAGTTTGCTGATGATATTCAAAAGAGGATGAGAATTATA ATTGTTGGTGGGGATGATGTGGTTAACTGGATTCTTTGA
- the LOC126609578 gene encoding uncharacterized protein LOC126609578 isoform X1 yields the protein MENQGSSICFHRFLGLRIASIRMKICCLREEILNLEKLGFQEIVNPGSFILSSSPTMVPDPLGIKQNHRHHPTNPLSGISITVHGGSFLWRFS from the exons atggaaaatcaGGGCTCTTCCATTTGCTTCCACAGATTTCTCGGGCTCCGGATCGCTAGCATCCGTATGAAG ATCTGTTGCCTTCGGGAAGAAATTTTGAACCTAGAAAAGCTTGGTTTTCAGGAAATCGTCAATCCT GGCAGCttcattctctcttcttctccaaCCATGGTTCCAGATCCACTGGGCATCAAG CAAAATCACCGCCACCACCCAACAAACCCATTATCTGGAATTTCAATTACTGTGCATGGAGGGAG TTTTCTGTGGAGGTTTAGTTGA
- the LOC126609578 gene encoding uncharacterized protein LOC126609578 isoform X2 codes for MENQGSSICFHRFLGLRIASIRMKEIVNPGSFILSSSPTMVPDPLGIKDVFNDLKNSAALHEHLLIMYDLLLMLSSSIKAN; via the exons atggaaaatcaGGGCTCTTCCATTTGCTTCCACAGATTTCTCGGGCTCCGGATCGCTAGCATCCGTATGAAG GAAATCGTCAATCCT GGCAGCttcattctctcttcttctccaaCCATGGTTCCAGATCCACTGGGCATCAAG GATGTTTTTAATGATTTGAAGAACTCAGCTGCACTGCATGAACATCTGCTGATAATGTATGACCTTCTTTTGATGCTTTCCAGTTCAATCAAAGCTAATTAG
- the LOC126609575 gene encoding 23 kDa jasmonate-induced protein-like, whose product MEMGRDVFGNPITTATLEGMPEYRSGKITRIDRARAAMDMKKARGKDYVKARAHLEHLKDESGTKLANLVLIYNATGDTVRCVGQKDWIGVDIVYPPLIGNGQWAGFLTVKNPSYSYGSTSAVVYRGKNADGNNCDYMLSWSNPADRVKWDNTVCTQVRRTNHFDNGATWNEIYDHLCRTRSSQEDTWHGCTSTISTDSAIFAVVEGTLTLEDV is encoded by the exons atggagatggGGAGAGACGTGTTTGGCAACCCCATCACAACCGCAACTTTGGAGGGTATGCCAGAGTATAGATCTGGGAAAATAACAAGAATCGACAGGGCACGCGCGGCAATGGATATGAAAAAAGCCAGGGGAAAGGACTACGTGAAGGCACGAGCACACCTCGAGCATTTGAAGGACGAATCGGGTACAAAACTCGCCAATCTCGTCCTTATTTACAATGCAACAGGAGACACCGTCAGATGTGTTGGTCAGAAAGATTGGATTGGCGTTGACATAGTGTACCCACCATTGATTGGAAATGGCCAGTGGGCTGGGTTTCTGACCGTCAAAAACCCCAGTTATAGTTATGGCTCTACTTCCGCTGTTGTGTATCGCGGCAAGAACGCCGATGGTAACAACTGCGACTATATGCTGTCTTGGAGCAACCCGGCGGACAGGGTTAAATGGGACAACACG GTGTGTACGCAGGTTCGCAGAACTAACCACTTTGACAATGGAGCAACTTGGAATGAAATCTACGATCACTTGTGTAGAACTCGCTCGTCCCAAGAGGATACATGGCATGGATGTACCTCAACCATCTCAACTGACAGTGCTATTTTCGCAGTTGTTGAGGGAACACTCACTTTAGAAGATGTCTGA